One window from the genome of Magnolia sinica isolate HGM2019 chromosome 4, MsV1, whole genome shotgun sequence encodes:
- the LOC131243501 gene encoding ubiquitin-conjugating enzyme E2 2-like isoform X2, whose product MSTPARKRLMRDFKRLQQDPPAGISGAPQDNNIMLWNAVIFGPDDTHWDGGTFRMTLQCSEDYPNKPPTVRFVSRMFHPNSMQASSCKFKSCLVGSNNVFMDLTSLCRRKHLFGYLTESVESYI is encoded by the exons ATGTCGACGCCGGCGAGGAAGAGGCTGATGAGGGATTTCAAGAGGCTGCAGCAAGATCCGCCAGCTGGTATCAGCGGAGCGCCTCAAGACAACAACATCATGCTCTGGAATGCTGTCATCTTTGG GCCCGATGATACACATTGGGATGGAG GTACGTTTAGGATGACACTGCAGTGTTCAGAGGATTATCCTAATAAGCCTCCAACCGTTCGATTTGTCTCGCGAATGTTCCATCCAAACA GCATGCAGGCAAGTTCCTGTAAGTTCAAATCATGCCTCGTGGGCTCTAACAATGTGTTTATGGATTTGACCAGTCTATGCAGACGGAAGCATTTGTTTGGATATCTTACAGAATCAGTGGAGTCCTATATATGA